CACATATGGACTCTGCTCGCATGGGCCGCAGCCGAAGAAGTGATGAAAATAGTAGCGGCTTACTTCGCTGCTTTCCGTAGCAGAGTAGCCGACGAGCCAGTCGACTTTCTTATATATATGGTGTCGACTGCCTTAGGCTTCTCAGCTCTGGAAAATTCCCTCTTTCTTTTCAATATGATAGGCGAAGGTTTCGTTACTCAAGGAATCATAAGTGGCAATATGCGCTTCCTAGGAGCAACATTGCTTCACACCGTCACTTCAGCGACCATAGGTACTTTTATAGCACTGGCTTTCTATAAAAATAAAGAGGTTAAAAAAATGTCGCTCGCCATAGGCATCATGCTCGCTATCGCATTGCACACCTTGTTCAATTTTTTTATAATTGAGATGGGAGAAAGAGTGTTCTTCGTTTTTACTGGTGTATGGGTAGCCATCATA
This region of Candidatus Paceibacterota bacterium genomic DNA includes:
- a CDS encoding PrsW family glutamic-type intramembrane protease, whose amino-acid sequence is MIIGSNFLWAFVGGLLPAIFWLWFWLHEDKKHPEPKLRIILSFGFGMLAVLLVLPVERFFYNIFGNEIHIWTLLAWAAAEEVMKIVAAYFAAFRSRVADEPVDFLIYMVSTALGFSALENSLFLFNMIGEGFVTQGIISGNMRFLGATLLHTVTSATIGTFIALAFYKNKEVKKMSLAIGIMLAIALHTLFNFFIIEMGERVFFVFTGVWVAIILMILMFEKVKSVKPGSV